In the Vigna radiata var. radiata cultivar VC1973A unplaced genomic scaffold, Vradiata_ver6 scaffold_223, whole genome shotgun sequence genome, one interval contains:
- the LOC106753303 gene encoding plant UBX domain-containing protein 10 yields MRPTGRDRRIVRRMANFPRSIMEGISRAMEDGIGFIGRGRGRRRNQHANFPVQPQEHVPQSLDQVVVQEEWSFLESFEQQYGTKHPFFYACRLGEAMKLAEQDHKFLFMFLHSPDHPFANVFCKETLCSEPVIQFLDVNFVCWGGLAYRGEGLQMVATLSPDTFPCCAVIAPTPGESIAVLQQLEGPLSPAELVAILQRTLEEQGVAFGSAKAKQEEKIRADRRLREEQDAAYLAALQIDKEKDKLNNLPSKEGVQKQVEAHSTKNYGKLMNNSMNVTKQNSRVNESTKGVASKGMESQPTQILIRFPNGERREHSFLCTDKIQSIFSYIDSLGLPGIGNYRLISNFPRRAYGVDQMRMTLKEAAMYPKASVFVEPLGARVP; encoded by the exons atgcgaCCCACAGGGAGGGATCGAAGGATTGTCCGCAGAATGGCAAACTTTCCTCGAAGCATAATGGAGGGTATTTCAAGGGCAATGGAGGATGGTATAGGCTTTataggaagaggaagaggaagaagaagaaatcaacatGCTAATTTTCCTGTGCAGCCTCAAGAACATGTTCCACAATCACTTGATCAAGTAGTGGTTCAAGAGGAATGGAGTTTTCTAGAGAGTTTTGAGCAGCAATATGGCACCAAACATCCTTTCTTTTATGCTTGCCGTCTCGGGGAAGCCATGAAATTAGCAGAACAAGATCACAAGTTCTTGTTCATGTTCCTTCACTCACCTGACCACCCTTTTGCAAACGTTTTCTGCAAGGAAACACTGTGTTCGGAGCCAGTGATTCAGTTTCTCGATGTGAATTTTGTTTGCTGGGGAGGACTTGCATATAGAGGGGAGGGCTTGCAAATGGTTGCAACGCTTAGCCCTGACACTTTTCCCTGTTGTGCTGTCATAGCCCCTACTCCAGGCGAGAGCATAGCAGTTCTGCAACAG CTAGAAGGACCCCTTTCACCGGCTGAGCTAGTGGCGATTCTACAAAGAACATTGGAAGAACAAGGGGTGGCTTTCGGAAGTGCTAAAGCTAAGCAGGAAGAAAAGATTCGAGCAGACCGTAGGCTTAGAGAAGAACAGGATGCTGCATATCTTGCAGCTTTGCAAATTGACAAG GAAAAAGACAAGCTCAATAATTTACCTTCAAAAGAGGGAGTTCAGAAGCAAGTAGAAGCTCACAGCACCAAAAATTATGGGAAACTGATGAACAATTCTATGAATGTGACTAAACAGAACAGCAGAGTGAATGAGTCCACTAAGGGAGTTGCAAGTAAAGGAATGGAGTCTCAACCCACGCAG ATTCTGATAAGGTTTCCAAACGGggaaagaagagagcatagtTTCCTTTGCACAGACAAAATCCAATCCATTTTCTCATACATTGATTCCTTAGGATTGCCAGGGATTGGAAACTACAGATTGATATCAAACTTCCCAAGAAGAGCTTATGGTGTTGACCAAATGAGAATGACTCTCAAAGAGGCTGCCATGTATCCTAAGGCTAGCGTGTTCGTGGAGCCTTTAGGCGCTAGAGTCCCATAA